One genomic window of Spirochaetota bacterium includes the following:
- a CDS encoding PAS domain S-box protein: MDTKTLQQLSQEELIKLVQQLQLKIDLLQKGVQEEPVDFKRLVEAADDIIFVLDSEGNMIYRNRAMEDLFPVSRKDAIGMHFSLYLPAIELDRATTVFNQILFEGKSIHNEKMKTFDKDGNPVYLMANLAPIKDDEGNITGLFGILRNITEMHLMEKKLKESSRRLEEKIKEQLRQAEELKRLSTLNDEIINNSPIGIFTIDPTGIILTENPALRRIIGYGPDETRVGMNLTEMPGFSVDLKKYLEEIATQKKPVYIKNLTYQPSNQDRELTLNVRANPILDFDKKVKSILIMIEDATEQAQIQKRMQRAEKLSAMGLLAAGVAYELKVPINLLTIDLNFIENNIPETSPVHDYVKSMKDELSRIGQITEQLLNLGKPGDDDVETFEVHKLITSHPIQITLNRLQKSGFIINTAYPKESPKIKGRKNQLIQALLHIISNAEEAMPNKGEIRINVGSVLKNGEKFASITIEDTGIGIPPENLSKIFQPFFTTKGPKSTGLGLMVTYTIINNHGGAIGVKSAPGEGTSFKILLPAID; encoded by the coding sequence ATGGATACCAAAACATTACAACAACTTTCTCAGGAAGAACTCATTAAACTGGTACAGCAGCTTCAATTAAAGATTGATCTGCTTCAAAAAGGAGTTCAGGAAGAGCCGGTGGATTTCAAAAGATTAGTAGAGGCTGCTGATGACATCATCTTTGTACTGGACAGTGAAGGGAATATGATTTATCGCAACAGGGCTATGGAAGATTTGTTCCCGGTAAGCAGAAAAGATGCCATTGGCATGCATTTTTCGTTATACTTACCTGCCATAGAACTTGATAGAGCTACAACAGTATTCAATCAAATATTATTTGAAGGAAAATCAATCCACAACGAAAAGATGAAGACATTTGACAAGGATGGGAATCCTGTATACCTGATGGCAAATCTTGCACCTATCAAGGATGATGAAGGCAACATCACCGGGCTTTTTGGCATTTTGCGCAATATTACCGAAATGCACTTAATGGAGAAAAAGCTTAAAGAAAGTTCTCGCAGGCTTGAAGAAAAAATTAAAGAGCAATTACGGCAGGCTGAAGAATTAAAACGCCTATCAACACTAAATGATGAAATTATAAACAATTCACCTATTGGAATCTTTACCATTGATCCTACAGGCATTATCCTTACTGAAAACCCAGCATTACGCCGTATTATTGGTTATGGACCAGATGAAACACGAGTGGGCATGAACTTAACCGAAATGCCCGGTTTCAGCGTTGACTTGAAAAAATATTTAGAAGAGATAGCTACTCAAAAGAAACCCGTATATATTAAAAATCTTACCTACCAGCCTAGCAACCAGGACCGAGAATTAACACTTAATGTTAGGGCTAATCCCATCCTGGACTTTGATAAAAAGGTAAAAAGTATCTTAATAATGATTGAAGACGCAACTGAACAAGCACAGATACAGAAACGCATGCAACGAGCTGAAAAGCTTTCTGCAATGGGATTGCTTGCTGCGGGGGTTGCTTATGAACTTAAAGTGCCCATTAACCTATTAACTATCGACCTTAACTTTATTGAAAACAATATACCCGAAACAAGTCCTGTTCACGATTATGTCAAATCAATGAAGGATGAGCTTTCCCGTATTGGTCAGATAACCGAGCAGCTGTTGAATTTAGGAAAACCTGGCGATGACGATGTTGAAACATTTGAAGTACATAAACTGATAACAAGCCATCCCATTCAGATAACACTGAATCGTCTGCAAAAAAGTGGATTTATTATCAACACGGCATACCCAAAAGAAAGCCCCAAAATCAAAGGCAGAAAAAACCAGCTTATACAGGCTTTATTGCATATCATAAGCAATGCTGAAGAAGCAATGCCCAATAAAGGAGAAATCCGTATTAATGTAGGCAGCGTATTGAAGAATGGTGAAAAATTTGCCAGCATTACCATTGAAGACACCGGCATTGGCATCCCGCCTGAAAATCTTTCAAAGATATTTCAGCCATTTTTTACCACAAAAGGTCCAAAATCTACAGGATTGGGATTAATGGTCACCTATACAATTATAAACAACCATGGCGGAGCAATTGGAGTTAAAAGCGCCCCTGGTGAGGGTACTTCATTTAAAATACTACTTCCAGCTATTGACTAA
- a CDS encoding adenylate kinase: protein MNILIFGPNGSGKGTQGAVVQKKFNLPHIESGVIFRENIKKGTELGVKAKAYIDRGDLVPDEITIPMILNRLQEADCKKGWLLDGFPRNVEQAKALDKALKEAGMALDYVIEIVLDRDSAKKRIMGRRLCEKDNNHPNNIYIEAIKPAEKDGGFVCRVCGGKLSTRADDQDEAAINKRHDIYYDTKTGTLAAVQYFKDISKQNGGKPKIIEVDGTPGVKEVSEALLAKLG from the coding sequence ATGAATATATTAATATTTGGCCCAAACGGCAGCGGTAAAGGGACGCAGGGTGCGGTTGTACAGAAAAAATTTAATCTTCCGCACATTGAATCAGGCGTTATTTTCAGGGAAAACATTAAGAAAGGCACCGAGCTTGGTGTTAAAGCTAAAGCGTATATTGACCGTGGCGACCTGGTTCCTGATGAAATCACTATCCCAATGATACTAAACCGGTTACAGGAAGCTGACTGCAAAAAAGGCTGGCTTTTAGATGGATTCCCACGTAATGTTGAGCAGGCAAAAGCCCTTGATAAAGCATTGAAAGAAGCAGGGATGGCACTTGACTATGTTATAGAGATAGTTCTAGACAGGGATAGTGCAAAAAAACGCATTATGGGCAGAAGATTGTGCGAAAAAGACAACAACCATCCAAACAACATATACATAGAAGCTATCAAGCCAGCAGAAAAAGATGGCGGTTTTGTTTGCCGTGTATGTGGTGGCAAGCTTTCAACACGTGCTGATGACCAGGATGAAGCAGCTATAAATAAGCGTCATGATATTTACTATGATACAAAAACAGGAACGTTAGCTGCTGTTCAATACTTCAAAGATATTTCAAAGCAAAATGGTGGTAAACCTAAAATAATAGAAGTTGACGGTACTCCGGGTGTAAAAGAAGTAAGTGAAGCACTACTGGCAAAATTAGGGTAA
- a CDS encoding iron-containing alcohol dehydrogenase: MEIISFTVGRLPQTYFAKGVIATLPKHARQFGRHILLVTGSQSLEKSGKLNDIVMMLGNEGIHIERVAVSGEPSPELVDDVVKRFAGKGIDVVVSIGGGSVIDAGKAISAMIPVGNGVTDYLEVIGTKQHSGVKVPFIAVPTTAGTGSEATKNAVLSKTGKNGFKRSLRHDNFVPTVAIIDPELMVGCPGNVTAASGLDALTQLIESYVSTQANPFTDALAASGIAKIGQSLLPLCVHNEDTVFHRANMAYGAYISGITLAHAGLGVVHGLASPLGALLSIPHGVACGTLLAVCTKATIKKLLALGDSYYIKKYAAVSELLTGYKSPSDFEACNTLIATLEEWVDRVHMPRLSEYGVREDDFASIIKDGGNKNNPALLDEQEIMLILQERL, from the coding sequence ATGGAAATAATCTCGTTTACTGTGGGACGATTGCCACAAACATATTTTGCTAAAGGAGTTATCGCTACATTACCAAAACATGCCAGGCAGTTTGGTAGGCATATATTGCTTGTTACTGGCAGTCAGTCGTTAGAAAAATCAGGTAAACTCAATGATATTGTAATGATGTTAGGCAATGAAGGAATACATATAGAACGAGTGGCTGTTAGCGGCGAGCCATCACCAGAGCTTGTTGATGATGTGGTGAAGAGATTTGCAGGAAAGGGCATTGATGTGGTGGTGTCAATAGGTGGGGGAAGTGTCATTGATGCGGGGAAGGCAATTTCAGCAATGATTCCCGTTGGCAATGGCGTAACTGATTATTTAGAAGTCATTGGCACAAAACAGCATAGTGGCGTAAAGGTTCCTTTCATTGCTGTGCCCACCACTGCAGGTACAGGAAGTGAAGCAACCAAAAATGCTGTGCTCAGTAAAACTGGCAAAAACGGATTTAAGCGCTCATTGAGGCATGACAATTTTGTGCCCACTGTTGCTATCATTGATCCAGAGCTTATGGTTGGGTGTCCTGGTAACGTCACTGCAGCAAGCGGACTTGATGCGCTTACGCAATTGATCGAGTCGTATGTGTCAACACAGGCAAATCCCTTTACCGATGCGCTGGCTGCAAGCGGTATTGCAAAAATTGGGCAAAGTTTATTACCGTTGTGCGTGCACAATGAAGATACGGTGTTCCACCGTGCTAATATGGCTTATGGTGCATATATATCGGGTATAACGCTTGCGCATGCAGGGCTTGGTGTGGTGCATGGGTTGGCTTCACCACTTGGGGCATTGCTTTCCATCCCTCATGGTGTTGCTTGCGGAACACTGCTTGCAGTGTGCACAAAAGCTACAATCAAAAAATTACTAGCCCTGGGCGATAGTTACTATATAAAAAAATATGCTGCTGTAAGTGAGCTTTTAACCGGCTACAAAAGCCCCAGTGATTTTGAAGCGTGCAATACGCTTATTGCCACGTTAGAAGAGTGGGTTGATAGGGTGCATATGCCCCGCCTGTCAGAATACGGTGTGCGAGAAGATGATTTTGCTTCAATAATTAAGGATGGTGGGAATAAAAATAATCCAGCACTACTTGATGAACAGGAGATAATGCTCATATTACAGGAACGGTTATAA
- the dusB gene encoding tRNA dihydrouridine synthase DusB → MPMQFPISVHNPILLAPMAGYTDSPFRRIARSFGAGMVFTELISADGIVRQNKKTLDLLTFTPHERPIGIQIFGNDPAIMQEAACRLLSLRPDCIDINCGCCAPKVCNNGKGAGLLKNVDLLYKIACAVVSSVPMPVSAKIRLGFTQGTKNYSEVVQALEEAGVRFITVHGRTRDQYYSGKADWEAIAEIAHSANVPIVGNGDIASYDDAITKLQSSGCSAVMIGRAALGNPWIFCGKSASWEQKREIIALHYKLMMEHYGSYGVILMRKHIVHYLKGFHGASKLRQEILACDKIEEILTTLDVYFE, encoded by the coding sequence ATGCCTATGCAATTCCCCATATCAGTACACAATCCTATTCTGCTTGCACCAATGGCAGGCTATACCGATTCACCATTCAGGCGCATTGCGCGATCTTTTGGTGCTGGTATGGTATTCACCGAGCTTATCAGCGCCGACGGTATCGTGCGTCAAAATAAAAAGACGCTTGATCTTCTTACATTTACTCCACACGAAAGGCCAATAGGGATTCAAATTTTTGGCAATGACCCAGCTATTATGCAGGAAGCCGCTTGCCGGTTACTATCGCTCAGACCTGATTGTATTGACATTAACTGTGGTTGCTGCGCTCCTAAAGTTTGTAACAACGGCAAAGGTGCTGGTTTGTTGAAAAACGTCGATTTGCTGTACAAAATAGCGTGTGCAGTAGTGTCCAGCGTACCTATGCCAGTTTCAGCAAAGATACGGCTTGGCTTTACGCAGGGCACAAAAAATTACAGTGAAGTTGTCCAGGCCCTTGAGGAAGCTGGAGTTCGTTTCATTACAGTGCACGGAAGAACGCGTGATCAGTACTACAGTGGTAAAGCGGACTGGGAAGCAATTGCAGAAATTGCTCATAGCGCAAATGTTCCCATTGTGGGAAATGGCGATATTGCAAGCTATGACGATGCTATAACTAAATTACAGTCCAGTGGATGTAGCGCAGTGATGATTGGACGCGCTGCATTAGGTAATCCGTGGATTTTTTGCGGCAAAAGTGCATCGTGGGAACAGAAGCGGGAAATAATTGCATTACACTACAAACTCATGATGGAACACTATGGGTCGTATGGTGTTATACTTATGCGCAAGCACATTGTACATTACTTGAAAGGATTTCATGGTGCAAGCAAACTGAGGCAAGAAATATTGGCATGTGATAAAATAGAGGAAATTCTCACAACACTTGATGTATATTTTGAATAA
- a CDS encoding phloretin hydrolase, with protein sequence MSLPKLSEQEALQPYASYYYRPLSPIPPEIIQKLEKGPLDSNHALRFEDINRLLEPGYLNDEIGYCIMPDGSGFASMLTIMPGVTGTMLDWWFVWHPQEPLRYKIWYPGAHISNSVNNSKRLNDKSLPLHERNFHITHYPVENIGKGVEKLSITFVPPEEFGFDVSRFSASSIETVICGVVGYPGLNVQHTYIVHCARKINSGIELRSRFWLGYHIRFNTLSPKSIINRIANTSIVKKCIISQKIAKNMAYHCAQEYHNLAHLLPELYTKYGKPE encoded by the coding sequence ATGTCTTTACCAAAACTTTCTGAACAGGAAGCTTTACAACCGTATGCCAGCTATTATTACAGGCCACTATCGCCAATACCACCTGAAATAATCCAGAAATTAGAAAAAGGTCCATTAGATAGTAACCATGCGCTTCGTTTTGAAGATATCAATAGGTTATTAGAACCTGGCTATTTAAATGATGAAATTGGATATTGTATCATGCCCGATGGCAGTGGGTTTGCTTCCATGCTTACTATCATGCCAGGGGTAACAGGTACAATGCTTGACTGGTGGTTTGTATGGCACCCACAAGAGCCGTTGCGATATAAAATCTGGTATCCTGGTGCACATATCAGTAACAGCGTGAATAATAGTAAAAGATTAAATGACAAAAGTTTGCCGCTTCATGAGCGAAATTTCCATATAACACATTATCCTGTTGAGAACATTGGGAAAGGGGTTGAGAAACTATCTATTACGTTTGTTCCACCTGAAGAATTTGGGTTTGATGTTAGTCGTTTTTCAGCATCGAGCATTGAAACGGTAATATGTGGTGTGGTTGGGTATCCGGGATTGAACGTGCAGCATACATATATCGTGCATTGTGCCCGCAAAATTAATAGTGGCATTGAACTAAGGAGTAGATTCTGGTTAGGGTATCACATACGGTTTAATACACTATCACCAAAATCAATTATAAATAGAATTGCAAATACATCAATTGTTAAGAAATGTATCATAAGCCAAAAAATTGCAAAGAATATGGCTTACCATTGCGCACAGGAATATCATAATCTGGCGCATCTGTTGCCAGAGCTTTATACAAAATATGGAAAACCTGAGTAG
- a CDS encoding bifunctional UDP-sugar hydrolase/5'-nucleotidase: protein MKKYTVLCCIIVLCAMPLFAQDFTIIQTTDLHSHFLGFSPNIDYTPDTINDDTTVGGFARIATVINDIKKSRRNPVLLLDSGDFLMGSVFHLLCREEAFELRLMKKMGYDVITLGNHEFDLYPDGLARIIRAAQKYNALPAIVASNIVFSADSKDDDSLEKVFEDELVKPYTVIIKGKLKIGFFGLIGKDAAEVAPFADPVTFADQVQTAKQMVDILRNKEKVDVVICISHSGIRKYKDKDEIDLKRSEDVQLAKEVKGIDVIISGHTHVKVKQPIIIGKTIITQSYEYGKQVAVLDLSFSKDGVVLKDYTYIDINDSIKGDPAITVLINQFMQRINQQVLSPLKLKCDSVLAKTKFDLVIKEEESNLGNLIADSIRWYVNSVDSDPNDPDSKVAIGVISNGVIRDNIVVGKTGKVVLSDAFATIPLGIGMDEKKSMGYPLITCYVYASEIKKALEILTSIYPLKGSDYFIQVSGVKFTYNPNRMLFDRVTEIWIGDEQNGYVLLDYSDNNKKLYRIAADIYNATFLKIIGNFTWHILDIVPKWRDGKPIEKLTQARVDADKRKPGIQELKEWQGVIEYIRSFKDEDGDGTPGVPALYKDKLGRIVIEESLNPYSLLKRGTKVTWIGFLIFIIVVAIVAVVVVVVVRRMRK from the coding sequence ATGAAGAAATATACAGTACTCTGCTGCATTATCGTACTATGTGCAATGCCATTGTTTGCACAGGATTTTACCATAATACAGACAACTGACCTGCATTCACATTTTTTAGGATTTTCGCCAAACATTGATTATACACCAGATACCATAAACGATGACACTACCGTTGGTGGCTTTGCACGTATTGCTACTGTCATCAATGATATTAAGAAAAGCAGGAGAAATCCTGTATTGTTGCTTGATTCTGGCGATTTTTTGATGGGATCAGTATTTCATCTTTTGTGCCGTGAGGAAGCCTTTGAACTGCGCCTTATGAAAAAAATGGGCTATGATGTCATTACATTGGGTAATCATGAATTTGACCTGTATCCCGATGGCCTGGCACGCATTATACGAGCAGCACAAAAGTACAATGCATTGCCTGCAATTGTTGCAAGTAATATTGTATTCAGTGCCGATAGCAAGGATGATGATAGCTTAGAAAAAGTCTTTGAAGATGAACTGGTCAAACCATACACAGTGATTATCAAAGGAAAGTTAAAGATTGGCTTTTTTGGGCTCATTGGAAAAGATGCTGCTGAAGTTGCACCGTTTGCTGATCCTGTAACCTTTGCCGATCAGGTACAAACAGCAAAACAGATGGTAGATATATTGCGAAACAAAGAAAAAGTAGATGTAGTGATATGCATTTCCCACAGTGGTATACGAAAGTATAAAGATAAAGATGAAATTGACTTAAAACGTTCTGAGGATGTACAGCTGGCTAAAGAAGTCAAAGGAATAGATGTTATTATCAGTGGGCACACTCATGTGAAAGTAAAACAGCCAATTATTATAGGCAAAACAATCATTACACAATCGTATGAGTATGGCAAACAGGTGGCTGTTCTTGACTTAAGTTTTTCAAAAGATGGTGTTGTATTAAAAGACTATACATATATAGACATCAACGATTCCATAAAAGGGGATCCAGCAATAACTGTTCTCATCAATCAGTTTATGCAAAGGATCAATCAACAGGTACTATCGCCGCTAAAACTTAAATGCGATAGTGTGCTTGCCAAAACAAAATTTGATTTAGTCATCAAAGAGGAAGAATCTAACTTAGGCAATCTTATTGCTGATTCAATACGCTGGTATGTTAACAGCGTTGATTCAGATCCAAACGATCCCGACAGCAAGGTAGCAATAGGTGTTATATCAAACGGTGTCATTAGGGATAACATTGTAGTGGGTAAAACAGGCAAGGTGGTGCTGTCTGATGCATTTGCTACAATTCCACTTGGCATTGGCATGGATGAAAAAAAGTCAATGGGATATCCTCTGATAACCTGCTACGTGTATGCTTCGGAAATTAAAAAGGCACTTGAGATTTTGACAAGCATATATCCCCTCAAGGGAAGCGATTATTTTATCCAAGTATCGGGGGTTAAATTTACCTATAATCCCAACCGTATGCTTTTTGACCGAGTAACGGAAATCTGGATTGGCGATGAGCAAAACGGTTATGTGCTCCTTGATTATTCGGATAATAATAAAAAGTTATATCGCATTGCTGCTGATATTTACAATGCTACGTTTTTAAAAATCATTGGCAACTTCACCTGGCACATTCTGGACATTGTACCAAAATGGCGTGATGGGAAACCAATAGAAAAGCTTACCCAGGCACGTGTTGATGCTGACAAACGAAAACCGGGTATACAGGAATTGAAAGAATGGCAGGGTGTTATTGAATATATCCGTAGCTTTAAAGATGAAGATGGCGATGGCACTCCTGGTGTACCTGCACTGTATAAAGACAAACTGGGAAGAATAGTGATTGAGGAAAGCTTAAATCCATATAGCTTGCTCAAGCGTGGTACAAAGGTTACCTGGATTGGATTTTTAATCTTTATTATCGTTGTGGCGATAGTAGCTGTGGTAGTGGTTGTTGTTGTAAGAAGGATGAGAAAGTAG
- a CDS encoding YifB family Mg chelatase-like AAA ATPase translates to MLSQALSLVIHGIEAHLIDVEVDIVKGLPNFTIVGLPDSIIRESKDRIRSAIENSGFEFPPKNFIVNLAPAGYRKEGANLDLPIAVSILIATGQVDSARVDIPMVGELSLDGRVRPIKGITSMAIALYRAGIHEFIVPYENRNEATAIERIKVYPVKDIVQAVEACCGRMQAYTHHDSGDSSGNGYLDMASVMGQESAKRALEIAAAGRHNILMYGPPGSGKTMLAKCVPGILPPLTKEQAIMTTMIHSVGGTLGHGQGLLYTPPFRAPHHTSSDAALVGGGKIPTVGEVSLAHNGVLFLDEFVEFRNDVIQALRQPLEDCHITISRALGTMTFPADFMLVASSNPCQCGYLFDPEIPCKCSPSKIRNYFSKIAGPILDRIDIEVLVGRVPYKDLLGKGNAESSQVVRNRVIKAREIQALRFKGRTTTCNGRMTSDEVKEFCVINAECESILELAIKRMNLSARSFFRILKVSRTIADLDNSESIEKRHILEALSYKNLQRYYDI, encoded by the coding sequence ATGCTTTCACAAGCTTTATCACTTGTAATTCATGGCATTGAAGCGCATTTGATTGATGTGGAGGTGGACATTGTTAAGGGGCTTCCAAACTTTACCATTGTTGGCTTGCCTGATTCCATCATCCGCGAGTCGAAAGACCGCATCCGCTCGGCAATTGAAAATAGTGGTTTTGAATTCCCACCAAAAAATTTTATTGTTAACTTAGCCCCTGCTGGCTATCGCAAGGAAGGTGCTAACTTAGATTTACCCATTGCAGTTTCAATACTCATAGCAACAGGGCAGGTGGACAGTGCCCGTGTTGACATACCCATGGTTGGCGAGCTGTCACTGGATGGAAGGGTGCGTCCCATCAAAGGAATAACATCAATGGCAATAGCATTGTATAGGGCTGGCATCCATGAGTTCATTGTACCGTATGAAAACCGCAATGAAGCAACAGCTATTGAAAGAATAAAAGTATATCCTGTTAAAGATATAGTACAGGCGGTGGAAGCCTGCTGCGGTAGAATGCAGGCCTATACGCATCATGATAGTGGCGATAGTTCCGGAAACGGATACCTTGATATGGCAAGCGTTATGGGTCAGGAATCAGCCAAACGCGCACTGGAGATAGCAGCTGCAGGCAGGCACAATATCCTGATGTATGGGCCTCCTGGCTCAGGGAAGACCATGCTTGCAAAATGCGTACCCGGAATTTTGCCGCCGCTTACCAAAGAACAGGCAATCATGACCACCATGATTCATTCGGTTGGTGGGACGCTTGGACACGGGCAGGGACTTTTGTACACCCCACCATTCAGAGCTCCCCACCATACCAGCTCAGATGCAGCGCTTGTTGGCGGCGGCAAAATTCCCACTGTGGGTGAGGTGTCGCTGGCACATAATGGGGTGCTGTTTTTGGATGAATTTGTGGAATTTCGCAATGATGTAATACAGGCGTTGCGCCAACCGCTTGAGGATTGCCATATTACCATATCACGAGCGCTTGGTACCATGACATTCCCTGCTGATTTTATGCTGGTTGCTTCAAGCAATCCTTGCCAGTGTGGCTATTTGTTTGATCCTGAAATTCCCTGCAAGTGTTCACCCAGCAAAATACGCAACTACTTTAGTAAAATTGCAGGTCCAATACTGGACCGAATAGATATTGAAGTGTTGGTGGGACGAGTGCCCTATAAAGATTTGTTGGGCAAAGGCAATGCCGAAAGTTCACAAGTGGTGCGAAATCGTGTTATAAAAGCGCGTGAGATACAGGCCCTGCGGTTTAAAGGCAGAACAACCACCTGCAATGGGCGCATGACCAGTGATGAGGTAAAAGAGTTTTGTGTAATTAACGCTGAATGTGAGTCAATATTAGAGCTTGCAATAAAGCGCATGAATCTTTCAGCACGAAGTTTTTTCCGTATATTAAAAGTTAGCCGCACCATTGC